Within the Sebastes umbrosus isolate fSebUmb1 chromosome 5, fSebUmb1.pri, whole genome shotgun sequence genome, the region GAAAGTTTGAGTGATTTCTTTATCATGCAGCGTTTTCTAAAACACTCCAGTCTTTTGCTATAAATGTGCTCTACATGTCCTACCCTTTCATTCTGTAATGTTTTCTTCGTCATTCTTCCGTATCAACTTTGAGTCATCCGAgtcactttgtgtttttattacggCCCTAAGCGACTCAGTGTTGGCGAGAGgccccaccccccccacccctcaagCGACATTTGTGACACATGCATGCCAAAGAGATTTTACAAGTTCCTGGTCCATTCTCCTCCCTCCCACTCGTATCCCTGCACCCTGACTCCGTGCCCTCTACTGCCCTGTGCATTActtcctgtcaatgtgtcagtgcTCTCTCCCTTGCCCGCAGTGTCTCGCTAGAAGTCCTCATTCCCATGACTCCTGCTGCAGAGCGGGAATGCTCCAGTGTAGTGCCAGCAGATTAGAGTGTGGGGGGGGTGTCAGGGTTAGTGGAAACATGCTAGAATGAGTGGTGCGGTATGAGGATGTCAATTAGTGCCACGTGGTCGGGCTAGATGAGCTTTACAGCCCCCAGACTCTCTATGAGGCACAGCCCCCTCATAAGTTCCCAGACTGAGACGCCGCTCGCCATCAGCTTGgtgggcaaacacacacacacacacacacacacacacacacacacacacacgctgtacCAGCTCAGCTCTTCTGCTTATTGGAACCAGGAGACTGTTGCTAGTTAGTTCCCTCACATGTTCACGTGTGGGCAAAGCTGGCGTGTCTCGACGCAGCTGTGTTTCATTAGTGGCGTCGTCTACTGCCATGCCGACAGCGTTACTttaaggcacacacacacactcatgcacctatacgcacacacacatatatatacatgctcTGGTAGCAGTCGGGCCTCTTGTTTATATTCGCTGTGAGGGAAATCCCAGCAGTCCCGCTGGTCAGACGTATCTGTGTCTGACATGACAGGCCACGCTTCTACTGTGAGAAACAGAGTTAGCGATAGAGAGATGGAGTTCAATAAGCATTCAATCCacataaactagggctgtcaaagttagcacGATATTAACatgtaaagatactggcatcatatgaaactataagaCTTATGCTAAATCTTCTGCACTCAGTCTTCACTCAGACAACCAGACACTCACCAATAAACCAAGACAGGGAGATagagaaggggaggagaggTTTGAATGCAAATGCTAACAACCCAAATAAACTCCTCCGTCCTGTATCAGCCTCCTGTGGTTCTAATCTTAAACTCAGATCAAAACAATTCATTGACAATAGCACACAGACTAATACACCGCCGTGTTTGTTTCTTCTGGCTGTGAGCCTGCCAGCTGACCACCCAACAGGCAGGATAGGTGTGTTTTATCAGGCCCAACAATACACAAACAATACgtgtaaatacacaaacaacaaTATCCGTATTAACTAGTCTGGGAAGCTCTGAGCTGCCTGCACACATTTCATTTGCATTCACGGTACCGTGCGCGTCTGCTGGCTCAGAGATGGAGCAGGTAAATATTTTCCCTGAGAGATTGGGTGAGAAGAAGGCAGGCCGAAGAGTGAAGCCTTGTGTggaaagaggaaggaaaggGAGATGTGGTTAGTGGGTGGAGAGCAGCCGGTCCGTCAGTCAGATGCCCCAGGTGGTGCAGATGTATGATTGACATCTCCGTGCCTCCAGGGTTGGCTCGGTGTGAGTCCCCTCGGTGTAGACCAGGTCTTTCCATGGGCCCCCAACGCTACTTAAAACCTTCTGGCTGGAATACCGCAGCATTCAGGGGTCGACTTAAGCCTTAAAACAGACCGCTGGCCTGTAGAAACCCTCCTTATATCAAAGTCAGGTCAGTCTGACTGACCCAGTCTGGATCATTTCATGTTTTCCTTTCCCCTTCATTGTCTCATTATCCCTCATATCCCACATGAAAAGGCCCCATCATATCATTGAGCAGAGCATCACCACTCATTAATAATCACATCACAACTGCCTGAGGGAAAGGCAGGCCATGCTCattgtctgtctttgtgtcaATCTCATTCTCCTGTCTGTCCTTTCCACATCCTCTCTACTCAATCTGTGACTTCAGTCTGGAATTAAATTAGATTTCCTGCATGATACACActcaaactttatcattttttacTGCATGGTTATTTACATTTAAACCTATATAAGACTGTAGGATGAAGCAGCATCACATAGCTAGAATTGTCTTATATTTTCGCTCAGTGCTGAATGTTTATCTAAATAAAATCCTTTCTTTTAGATTGTGATTGGAGAATGCTTCAGGATTCACCAACTACATGAGGGAACCAAGTCTTTCGTGGGGAATCCCTACGTCGCAGCCCTCTACAAGCAGGTCAGTGTGCTTGCATACGTGTTCAGATTATTGCACATACATATtgcaggtagacagacaggcaggtagcctttccaatcatttcattcgggtCAAATGAAACTATTGGACGGGCATATTACAGGGTATTCAGGGTTAACATGAGTCAGCTGGAAACATTGGAAAATCAGCCAGAGTTTCCAACCAATTTGTGCAACTAACTTTAGACGGTTACAGCTGGTAAAATCCGTTAGCAACAGCTGTCCCTTCAGCCACAAAATTGATGGTCATAGGCAAGAAATGAGAAGCCTACTTCTGTTCACCACTGTCTATAAACGAGGACCCATTGTTTCAGAAGTTACTAAGAATTATGAGTGGTAAATCTGCCACCGTTATCATAGTAAACTGCATGTGTGCAGTGTTTGAACGGAAGTCAGGGAAACGGGGCTTAACTAATATTGGCATTACGTCTAATCCtgaatgtgtgtgatgttgCAGATGGGCGTGTTTCTCTTTGGATGTGCCGTCAGCCAGTCGTTCACAGACATCGCCAAGGTGTCGGTGGGCCGCATGAGGCCCCACTTCTTAGACGTGTGTAAACCCGACTTCTCCACCATCGACTGCAAGCTGGGATACATCACAAACTACACCTGCACTGGCGACGAGAGCGACGTACAGGAGGCCAGGTCTGTGTCAACaccaatacatacatacatacatacatacattatagggctgtcaaattaaaatatttaatcgtgattaatctcaaatgaatcacacattgtttatctgttcaaaatgcatatttaatactcttatcaacatgggatggggcaaatatgctgctttatgcaaatgtatgtatatatttattacttattatcataaagtgggcatgtatgtaaaggggagactcgtgggtacccatagaacccattttcattcacatatcttgaggtcagaggtcaagggaccctttttcctcgccaaaatttagtttggagcatgatttaacctccttcccaacaagctataatgacatggttgataccaatagattccttaggttctgtagtttcatatgacaccagtatcttcactctagctttaaaacatgaGCATTAAAGAATTTAGTGATGTATCTACTGTATGCTGTATTAAAAAATACTCCTTATATTGAAAAACTGACCGGAGATCATCTTTCTCTCCACAGGAAATCCTTCTTCTCAGGACATGCCTCTTTTTCAATGTTTACCATGCTCTACCTGGCTGTAAGTAACTATTAAAttctcacactcacattcatacatgcacacacacgcctcGAGCCACGGAAACAATGATTTACAGATTGTAGAGGGAGGCGTGGAAAAAAGGCAGGGCTGTGATTTAGGGGATTTACCGCCTGAAGGAACGACATTGTTCTTCCACTTCTTCTGTCTCCTCGCTGACTTTATGAAGAGTTTTACTCCTCCGAGAGATGGATAGATGCACTCCACCTGTTTTCTtcagagcagcagctgtgtgtgcaCTTCCTGTCCTCTCCCGTTTCCCTCGatgcctccctctccctccacctgTTGTGGGTGTCGGGTGGGGCGTTAGCACCCTGGAGGCATTTCAAACAGTCtaattacacacacagacaattgCCAGCTCAGAACTTCCCTATcgtctcctccttcctctgcagagagaggggagagaggagagtcatggttttgGGTCTTGGCTGGTTACGAGGTGGTCTCGGTTCTCACGGTTGAGGTTctggtgtgttttggtgtattGTCATACAGTGAGAGCCTGCTGTGGGTATTTCCCAGCCTCTGGGTGAACCTACAGCTGCTCTCTGGTCAGAccgaggaagagagagatgaataAAAAGCAGAGAGGGAACGGACATCCAGACCACAGAGTGACACACTAGTCAGAGACCAGTGTTTCCAGCTGCGGCGAGCTGCGGACCACAGCCAGAGGAGGCTGGTGGTAGCAGCAGTggaacagggagagagagagagcgaggaggaggagagtttgTGCAGTTTGTAGTTGATGTTTTGGAATCGTAAACCAGCCTGAAACAAAGCCCACGGTGGAGGCTTTCCtcgtggaaaaaaagaaatctgtggCATTCTTTGTTTTTGCCAGCTGAAAACCCGTCATGTGACGTCACGTTTTACAGTCACAGAACATCCTGCTCTCTTTAAAGGTCGACTGCCTGTGCGTTCTTTTCAAATTGAGACGCCCACTCAGCTGTTAGCAAGAAGccgtgacgtaggttaccacagTAAGCTAATCATTAAGgttataaataatgtgaaagcCAGCAATAGCTAAGTCaatgttagctgtgctaagtttggaaataaccgAAAGGgttgtatgtaatgtaatagtCTGTGTTCTGTGAGGCAAAATTGcttttatgaatggagtctggtggctttgaagagagcatagatataACAGCTTCTGGATGGATAATGACTGACAGTTTATTGTTAGCTGAGGATACAGGATATATAGACAATAAGGCCTCCagataatcaatatttttaataGGAATTTAAAGGTAGAGTGGGAGTGATCCTCTAATCTCGTcaagaaagcaaacaagtgTATTCCTTATTCaatgactatggataagtagctcatacaattccacttcaaaacacccaaactatccctttaatgaccGTCTACAATCTCAAAACATCTCCTCTATGAATCCAACTCAGACATAAATAGACACAGGCATTTGCCTTTCCGACCCTCGCCGTCCTCAAATAGTTAGatctgaaggaaaacaacaataaaacacaacaacagacgGAGTCCCAGCAGATTCCCATGACAGATGGAGACGAGAGCGACACAAAGTCTGGTGGTTTCTGGAGGAATCTGGCTCATTCCAGAGAGATCTTCTCCCCTCCGTCTTTCTTGCTGCgttcaataaaagaaaaaaaacacaacaaagtgagagagaacgagagcGAGGCCTCGTTTTACACGCCACCCCACCCTGCCCCCCCTTCCCATCCTCGCCTCTGGTTCACACCACACTGCGAGACAAAAGCATAGCTGTGGTCACGACCACTTGTATTGCAAACAAACATATTGGTTTTGATTTAACCAGCAGCTTGCTATCACAAATCACCCACAGACACAACACCAGCCCTTTGCTGCTGGATCGTATGAGACAAAACAACAGATAGCTCAGTAGGACGCatcaatgcacacacacgcttGTTCTCTGTGGCTGCAGCAAAGCTGTACAGCGTCCCGTGCCGTCTGCGGCAGTTATTGAAGCTGTACAGCGCGCCGTGCCGTCCGGGCCAGTTATCCGTGTGCCATCTCAGCTCAAAACCACATCAGTCACAGACGCAGACGCGCTCGGCAGGAAAGGAAGTGCTTCAAAATCAAAGTGTGACAATTAGTAGAAGACTGGGGGGTTgtcggagggagagagagagaggtgacagCCACACTGTGGGAACGACACTTTCTCACCCTGATGAGTAACGAggaagagaaacaaacaaataaggGCCCGGGAAACAGAGGATCCATATTTGTCGATCTAGTAGTGGTCGATTCATTGATCATTCCTTCATCTGatggacagaaaatgaatcaataacactgatttgtcatttaaaggaatcatttgacattttggggaatacacttgtttgttttcttgacGAGACTTAGATGAGAGGATCACTAATTCCTAATGGAAATATTGATTATCTGGAGGCCTTATTGCCGATGTCCTGTATCCTCAGCTAACAATTAAACTGTCAGTCATTATCCGTCCTcatgtttatttgattttagAGTTACGTTAGTAACATCTGCTCTTGTGGACACATGAGAAACACAAGAATGCCTATTTTAAAGAGtgggtccattattattattattattatttatatgtgtAGGTTATATGTATTCAAATCTAAACATTCCCATTTTGGTCGtagtatgttttagcgtcaaaatgctatttttacCTTCAAGCCCTTCAAAAAACTGACCTGATGTGggtttctgcatgatgctgctgctgctacaagTACAGTATACCGTATATAGATCCTTATAGTCagacattacatacagtaacttattacacggctgtgttgaatacttgattctgattggtcaatcacggtgttctggggtctgtaatttctctataacagaccgttgctatgtataacagaccgttgctatgggcgcagctctgatgttggactctggcggatcaatttggtgtcaaaatattgatttcttcagtaagtagccgtgtaataagcgggataatgtacagctagagggtcatttttgtgaaagaaaccccttcatctccgcgtcggggtgcagcatcgccccttcggggattctttcaaaaataatgactatctcgctgtacattatccctcacTTAGATGGaggtcggcatgctcccagtttggagaggcagacaggagtaccggcacagaagctaagcaatgtactgctgtggtcagggacggcagaaaaacgtactttagcctcctaaaagtatttaaaatataGTACTTAATAATagtactaaaaatattttccgacggcgaactgaactcaaagtgaaacgtatctacactgtttttgtcatctgagcctgctggctttggagagaacatagataagtttcactttcagtccagTTCCTcgtcagaaaggagaaggaaagggccgtctgacggcgagataaagcgatggaaatattctaaatatagcgtacacttaaatggatatcGAATTTTGTaagtgtctaaaatacgttttactGCTGCCCTCGTCCAcaacactgtattgctttgctcccgtacTGGTACTCCTGtcagtttctccaaactggaggcacgccgaccgtcatctactgtaaataatacactgactatagataagtacctcatacaaccgtacttcaaaaacacccaaactgtccctttaaccgTCTGAATGACTGAATGTTTTTCATGCTTCTGCTGAATCAGGCTTGGACGGGTTTATTTGGGTTTTCTTACCGTCCTCCAGTCAGATAGGGCCGCGTTGGGCAGGTCACTGTGACTCTGTCTTTTGGATAAGTTCTCACCCTTTCTCCCCCACTCTCCATCAAACCTTGCTGTAAAATTAAGAGCTTTAGGATGTTGGGATGTGAAGGGTTTTATTTATGGATGTTGCGTTCATGGCTGCAGGACGTCAGACTAAAAGTACTTATCAGTACTTAACTAGTCCTCTTACCGCTACCTGAGAACCGCTGCTAGAGGAAGCCTGACGTCTAAACATCCCATGCCAGGGAGGAGAGACTGGAAGGGATGGGAGGGATCGCTTCCTCTGCTTCCACGAGGAGGAGAACAATGATAGAGGAAGTGTGAGGGAGCTTTGCCTACAGTCCACACCTACAGGAGTATGTGCTGCGGCTGCTGTCTGTAGGTATTGTTAGCCTAGCTTGATTATAAGACACCCGTCTGGAGGTGTGGGCTGCTGGGTAGACCTTGGCTGAGGCGGGCCCTCCCAGGCTCCTCTGTCACTGGGTGTGAGAGACAGGAAGTTGAGGGTATGAGTGGTGCAGAAACACAGGATGTCTGAGGGACGCTGGATAAAAAAGAGAGCGGGGGCCGTGCGTGTATTTGCACTTGTACGACTGAAAGTGGCCTTGGACTTCCTGTTTTGGCTCTTCTCCGTCTTTATCATGACCCAGGAGATGTTCCTGGAGCGGAGGGGGGGTGCATCCGCTTTGTCTTCTATTTACTCTAATAGAGGGTAGAGAGTTCATTCCAACAAAGTGCTGAAACGTTCATGGTagggtgtgtgtatatgtgtgtgtgtattccagtggctctctgtggtCGAGCTGTTTTTACAGCTGGGATGTTGAACCATGAATCAGTCATGTCCGGGTCTCCGCCAGCCGAGTGTTGTGGAAGAGATCATGTGTTTCCTTGTGGGTCTGGCCGGCCTGCCCACTTTGATTCAGTCTAGACCTCTCAGACAGTAAtaatacacacaccaacacacacacaagctgcagGTGTAcagcccagtgtgtgtgtgtgtgtgagggttcAGTGAGTTTTACATCTTAAACACTCTCAGAAAATTCTTTGTTTTGCAAATATTATTCTGTTGCATGAAGTAAATGAATaacatcctctctcctctctcctctcctctccccagtTCTATCTCCAGTCCAGGTTTTCGTGGCGCGGCGCTCGCCTCCTCCGCCCGCTGCTCCAGTTCACCCTGCTGATGATGGCCTTTTACACCGGCCTATCACGCGTCTCTGACCACAAGCACCACCCGACCGACGTCCTGGCAGGCTTTGTGCAGGGAGCCCTGGTGGCCTACTGCATAGTGAGTGCACGCAAAACACCTCAATTACACATGCAAACTGTATGAAAGTATGATATGAGTGATAAAGCATGAATGCAGATATAGTggggctgtcaaggttaacgcgataataacgcaaattcgttttaatgccaatCGATATTTCAgaagttgtagcaggctcagttttaaagctgtgaGTGAGGATACTTACA harbors:
- the plpp3 gene encoding phospholipid phosphatase 3 isoform X1, yielding MQKYMYEKAMAQETRNGGTSTLNNNNGVDNSKKKLLIALDIFCLLLASLPFLIIETSTIKPYQRGFYCSDESIRYPRKEGDTISDAVLCGVGILIAIFSIVIGECFRIHQLHEGTKSFVGNPYVAALYKQMGVFLFGCAVSQSFTDIAKVSVGRMRPHFLDVCKPDFSTIDCKLGYITNYTCTGDESDVQEARKSFFSGHASFSMFTMLYLAFYLQSRFSWRGARLLRPLLQFTLLMMAFYTGLSRVSDHKHHPTDVLAGFVQGALVAYCIVFYVSDLFKPRVKPATPPPSPIKKELLPSSDIIERNNHHNMV
- the plpp3 gene encoding phospholipid phosphatase 3 isoform X2; the encoded protein is MQKYMYEKAMAQETRNGGTSTLNNNNGVDNSKKKLLIALDIFCLLLAMLPSLVLHRTSVRPYQRGLYCSDSSLIYPYKRSTVPSSVLTSVGLTLPAVSIVIGECFRIHQLHEGTKSFVGNPYVAALYKQMGVFLFGCAVSQSFTDIAKVSVGRMRPHFLDVCKPDFSTIDCKLGYITNYTCTGDESDVQEARKSFFSGHASFSMFTMLYLAFYLQSRFSWRGARLLRPLLQFTLLMMAFYTGLSRVSDHKHHPTDVLAGFVQGALVAYCIVFYVSDLFKPRVKPATPPPSPIKKELLPSSDIIERNNHHNMV